The sequence GGGATGGTCTGGCTATCCCTCGCAGCGTCCCCCTGGTGTTGTGACGATCGTCAAGGGTCTACAACGGTTTGAAGGCATTTTCTTAGGTTGGAAAATGACTTTCCCCTGACTTGTGTGTACACGGTAGCAGCGAGTGGGGAGAGACTGCTTCCCTATCAGCTCAAGTCGTTCCACGATCGGTTTCCATTCAATTGGGTTCCCCAGCGAGTGGGGAGCTAACGCGGTCAATCCCGTTTTCTGTACATCCAGCAACGTTTCCATTCAATTGGGTTCCCCAGCGAGTGGGGAGCAGATACCCAACTGTTGATTTTTTTACCCTTTGTACGTTGGTGTTTCCATTCAATTGGGTTCCCCAGCGAGTGGGGAGTTAAATCCTTTTGATTTTTCTCACATAGTCTTTACCTTGTTTCCATTCAATTGGGTTCCCCAGCGAGTGGGGAGTGGTTTGGCGGTTGGTTGTCAAGGGTGTCCGGTACGCTTGGGTTTCCATTCAATTGGGTTCCCCAGCGAGTGGGGAGGATGCCAACAACAACGTATTACTCGGGGCGTCATTTGCCCTGGTTTCCATTCAATTGGGTTCCCCAGCGAGTGGGGAGCTGAGCAAATCCCTGATCACCTGATCACAACATTGATTGGGTTTCCATTCAATTGGGTTCCCCAGCGAGTGGGGAGGGTACCCCTATTAAACCCAATCTCCATCGGACTTTCAACCCCCATTTGCGAACCTCAGCCAAAATCCCCTCCCAAACCCCGATCGACCCTCCAAAAAAATCCCCGAAACCCTTACCCCACAACCCATCGAAGCTCCCAACACAAAATCAACCTTTCAGCCCCCTTCCCCCCAGCGTCGCAACCCCAACCCCAGACAACGTAAAAAGTTGCATAGCTTCCGCAGCAACTCGAAATACCTTTGCCAAAATCAGCATACCGAACCGCATCACCCAAGCTGCCATGGCAAACCGATCGCAAGGCTTCCTCAAACTCGAATTCTACATCCGCAACGAACACCCCCAACTCCTCCAGGGCCTCGACCTCTGGCTCCAACTCGGCCTCCTCACCGAAGCTCAAATCCATAAATTCGCCCGCAACCAACTCACCTGCGATCGGCCTATCCCCGAACCCCAACCCACCCCCGATCGCAGCCCCATCCCCGCCGCCGATCTACGCGGCGAATTCATCCTCACCCCCTCACCCACCCACCCCCTTACCCCACCCACCCCCAAACCCCCCAGACCCCAAACCGGCCTCAGCCAACTCCTCACCCGCCTCATGGCCGAGATCGCCGTCGTCTGGCTCCTCTTCCTCGGCGTCTTCCTCGTCGTCATCTCCTCCGCCGTCCTCGCCGCCGCCCAATGGCAAAACGTCACCCCGATCGGCCAATACGCCATCCTCTGGGCCTACACGATCGCCTTCGGAGCCGTCGGCTGGTACACCGCCCAAAACCCCAGCCTGCGCCTCACCAGCCGCATGCTCCAAATCACCACCCTCCTAATCATCCCCGTCAACTTCTGGATGATGGACGGCTTCCGACTCTGGAATAGCCCCCCCGGCTGGGCCATGGTGATTTTCTCAGCCATCACCCTCTCGTTATTGCAATTTCAACTCCTCCGCACCAGTCCCCGTCTCACCTGGCTCAACAGCAGCCTCCTCAGTTGGCTCAACTGGGGCTGGGCCATCCCCGGCATCCCCCTCACCGCCACCTACACAGGCATCCTCGGCACCACCGCCCTCCAACTACGCACCCTCCCACCCTCATCACCCCCCTCACCCTCATCACCCTCTACCCCATCCACCCCCGACCTCGGCAAACTCACGATCGCCTTCGCCACCCTCCTCCTGATCGGACGCGCCACCCTCGCCGCCCAGATCCCCCTCAGCCACTTCGGCCTTGGCCTAGGACTCTGCGGCTGGCTGCTGATCCAACAAAACCGCAGCCTCCCCCGACCCCTCTGGGCCCAGGCAGGTGCAGGACTGCTCAGCTTCGGTTGGCTCGTCGCCGTCACCGATGGCCAACTCTGGCAAGCCCTCGGCTGTAGCCTCCTAGGACTCCTCCTGCTCTGGCAACGCCTTGTGCGATCGTGGCGCAACCAAGAAACCGTCGCCCTCATCATCGTCGGCCTGCAAACCTATAGCCTCCTGCGCGTCCTCTTTCCCCCCAGCCTGCGCAGTTCCATCCTCGCCACGATCGCCCGCTGGGCCAACCTCGAACTGGGAGCCTGGGAACTCACCGGCCTCGGCTTCTTCGCCAGCCTCCTCGGCCTGATCGCCTTCGCCCAATACCTCCAACGCCAAAACCAACCCCACCTCGCCCTCCTCACCCAAAAAATCACCCTCGCCTGGGGCATCACCCTCGCCCTCCCCGGCCTCTTCAACCCCCTCATCCGGGCCATCTACTTCACCCTCTCCGCCCTCTGCCTCGGCATTGCACTCTACCTACGATCGCGCCAAACCAGCCCCATCCCCCCCTGGAGAATCCACACCACCCACAGCATCAGCATTCTCGCGGGCCTCTCCTGGATCATCTGGGCCACCCCCAATCTAGACAGCACCGTCTGGGCCACAATCTTCCTCGCAGGCATGGTCGTCGAGTGGGCACTCTGCCTCCGCACCCAAGGCCCCTGGCAAACCAGCACCTGGTACATGGGCCTCGGCTTCGCTACGATCGGGTACGTCTTGCTGAACATTGCCCTTTGGACCGACGCCAGCAACCCCTACTGGAGCCTCAGTTGGCTAGCAGCTCCCATCATGCTCTGGCTCCTGGCCCGATCGCGCCGCTTCCCCCAACCCAGACAAGCCAGCGCCCTCAGCGTCCTCGCCCTCGTCCTAGCACCGGGACTCACCCGCTTCGCCCTCGATCCGTTCCTCCTCTGTACCGCGATCGTCACCCCCTTAATGGCCCTCAACGCCAAAATCCTCCGCAACCTCCTTCCCGTCGCCCTCACCCTCGGCGCAGCCATGACCAGCCTCAGTGCAGGCTTCTTTAAACTGAATATCGTCTGGTTTAACGACTGGCTCTTCGTGTGGTGCACAGCATTGTCGATCGGGCTGTGGCTCCTGCGGCAACTCTGTCTGCGATCGACCAGACGCGATCCCTCCACTAGCACTTCTACTAGCACTTCTACTAGTACTTCCGCCGATAATCCCACTAGCAATCCTAAAAGCACTTCTCCAAACACCATTCTCACCGTTTTCCAAACACCCCCAGGCCAACCCTTACCCGTTCTCTACGCCAGAGCCGCCAACGGTTGGGCGATCGGCATCACCGCCTTTGTCATCCTGATTTTGACCCTACTTGCAGCCTATGCCTTTACTGTGACCTACCCGCAAAGCATTCCCAACCAATTCCTCATTGCAACCGGATTAGTCCTCATCGGCATCGGACTGCGCCTGACCCAAGGCATCACCACCCTGGCTCTCCTGGGGTTGGGCTGGACGATCGAACTCGCGATCGCCTTCCTCGCCGAACTGACCCATGCGCCCCTCGAAATGCGGATTATTGGTAACCTCGCGATCGCCTGGGTCACGCAAATTGCCGGGGATGGAACCCTAGCCCTCCGCCGCGATCGCATTGCCCAACTAGCTTGGCGATCAGCCTTCCATTGGTTCCCCCTCAGCTTTGCCAGCTTTGCCCTGCTCCTTATCCACCTGCAATTCACCGAATTCACCGGACTGTGGACGATCGTGGCCACCATCCCATTCCTCAGCGTGGGTCGTCGCCAATCTTCCCTCAAAGCGCTGAGCTATCTCGGCATCATTGGCTTTTCCGTTGGAGCCTACGAATTACTGCTCTATCAAATCTCCCAAGCCCCTCCCGGCGGCCAAGTCGGAGACGCCGTCATTCTCCTCGCCGGACTCGCCACCACCCTGACGATCGGCTATCGACTCCTACTACGGCCCCTGGTCAACTACAGCCACCTCAGCAGCTCCGAAATCACCGCCCTGATGCATCTCCATTGGGGCCTCGGCACACTGTTGGCCATCCTGGCATTGCCCTTACCCCACAGCGTCACCGCAGGCTACGGCTGGGCTGGACTCATGGCCGCGCTGGCCGTCCAAGCCATCAGCCAAGGGCGACAGGTGCGAGACTGGACCTATCCCGGTGTCCTCCAAGCTTGGGCCGCGATCGGGTATCTTCTCTACCAGTGGTTGCCCGATGCCATCCTGTGGAATTGGGGTGGCGCGATCGCGACCCTCGTCGCGGCTGTGACCTATGCCATTCCCTGGCGGCGCTGGGGCTGGGACGATCGGCCATGGCAACACTGCGCCTTGAGTTTACCCACCGCAGTTCCATTGCTCACTGCGTTAACGATTAACGTGCCCAGCTTGTTAATCACCGGCGGTTTCTATGCCGGATTCGCCGCTGTCACCCAGCAAATTCGCGTGAGTTATCTCGGCTTACTCTTTGCCGTTTGGGGACTGTTTCGACTCTTCATGCAATGGCAATTCCAAGATCCGCTGTGGTACGTGTCCGTTGTGAGTTTGAGCCTGTTGTATATCGTGCAGGTAGACCCCAGCCTCCGATCGCAGGCGGACAAAGAAAAACGCCATTGGATTCGCTGTTTAGCCGTCGGCTTATTCTGTGCAACTGCCTTTTTACAATCGGAACAAAGTTGGCTAGAAGGCTTACTGACGATCGGCCTAGGGCTAGGACTGATCTTCGCCGGACTGGGCTTGCGGGTCAGAGCCTACCTCTACGTGGGAACGGTAATGTTTATGCTAAAAGTCCTGCGGCAACTTTGGCTGTTCATTAGCGACTATTCCCTCCTCCTCTGGGGCTTGGGCATTCTGGTCGGGTTGCTACTAATCTGGATTGCCGCCACCTTCGAAGCCCGTCGCAGCCAAGCGATCGCCTTTGTGCAATACTGGGTCAACGAACTCGATGCCTGGGAGTAGTCCATGATCCCCACCTTGCGTCTCTACGGTTTACTCATTTTTGGGGCAGCTATCACCACCCTATTCGCGCTACTTTGGCCGGGAAAAGGGGGCTTGGGATTGGCGTTACTGTTGCTGCTGCTATACGATGTAGCAATCCTAGCAGCCATGGTGATGGATGGTATTCGCAGTCGATCGCAGCGGGTTGAGGTAATCCGTCAGCCGATCTCCCGGCTCTCGATCGGACGGGATAATCCCATCACCCTAACGGTTTGTGCTAAAAATAGTGGCGCGATCGTGCAAATTCGCGATACCTATCCCCGTCAGCATTTCAGCGTTTCCCAGGCAACCCTAGAAGCCAGCCTCGCTCCCCAGGAAACCCTGGATCTCACCTACCAGGCCAAACCCACCTATCGCGGGTCTTACACCTGGGGCAAAATTGCTGTGCGACAACTGAGCGGCTGGAAATTGCTGTGGATGGATTGGACGGTGGCGGAATCGACCCCGGTGGAGGTCTTCCCAGATCTGATTGGGCTCCGATCTCTCTCAATTCGGCTGGCACTCCAGGCAACGGGCAACCTCCGGCAAAATCGCCGCATCGGCATGGGCACGGAATTTGCAGAACTGCGGGACTATGCCACGGGGGACGATCCCCGGCTCATCGACTGGAAAGCCACCGCACGGCGCGATCGCCCCTTGGTGCGCGTCCTAGAACCGGAGCAGGAACAAACGCTGATTATCCTGCTCGATCGGGGGCGGTTGATGACAGCCCAGGTGAATGGGTTACAACGCTTCGACTGGGGCTTAAATGCCACCCTATCCCTGGCGTTAACGGCCTTGAAACGGGGCGATCGGGTGGGCGTAGGCGTCTTCGATCGGGCCTTGCACACCTGGATTCCGCCGCAACGGGGCGATCGGCAACTCACGCAATTACTCGAACGACTCACCCCCATCCAACCGGATTTCATCGAACCCGATTATCTCGGCACTATCAACACCGTCACCCAACAACAACATCGCCGTGCCCTCGTGGTGATGATTACAGATATTGTCGATGAGATTGCATCAATGGAATTGCTCAATGCCATGGGACGGTTAGCCCCCCGATACTTACCCTTCTGCGTTGCGCTGCGGGATAGCCAAATCGATCGCCAAGCCCACGAATTTAGCAGCGAAGTCGCAGAAAACTATGCCCGTGCCGTCGCATTAGATCTGATCAACCAGCGGCAAGTGGCCTTTGCGAAGTTGAAGCAAAAAGGCGTATTAGTCTTAGACGCCCCAGCGGATCAAATAACCGATCAACTCATCGACCGCTACCTACAACTCAAGCTCCGTAATCAGCTTTAGTGCGATCGTGCTCGGTTGTCCCCGTGGCAAGAACGACACCCAATGACGACAACGTCCATCGCACAATCAAAATTAATCCTTACAATTCCTGCCGGATGGCTTGAAGATCAGAGTCAGTTCTGATATGCATGGATTACCAATTTAAGTGATTGCAGTGATTGCAGGAGTGTAGATCTCCATGAGTACCTTACGTGTCGGAGTTGCAGGCCCCGTCGGTTCCGGAAAAACCGCCCTCGTCGAAGTCCTGTGCAAACGATTGCGCGATCGCTATCAACTCGCCGTCGTCACCAACGATATCTACACCCAAGAAGACGCCCAATTCCTCGTCCGCAGCCAAGCCCTCAACGCCGATCGTATCCTCGGGGTCGAAACCGGGGGTTGTCCCCACACCGCCATCCGCGAAGACGCCTCCATGAACCTCGCCGCGATCGAAGACTTGGAACAACGCTTTCAAACCCTCGACATTATCTTTGTCGAGAGCGGTGGTGACAATTTGGCAGCAACCTTCAGCCCCGAACTGGTTGACCTGACCATTTATGTGATTGATGTCGCGGGTGGTGACAAAATTCCCCGTAAAGGTGGCCCCGGCATTACCAAATCCGATCACCTCGTTATTAATAAAATCGATCTTGCCCCCTACGTCGGCGCTAGCTTGGATGTGATGGATCGCGATGCCCGCCGGATGCGCGGTGACAAACCCTTCAGCTTTACCAACCTCAAAACCCAGGAAGGACTTGATCCCATCATTCAATTTATTACCTCCCACCTCCACCCCCAAGCCCTCTCCCCCACGATCGCGTGACCCGATCGCGGAACCCAAGCACAGAACCCGATCGCGGAACCCGATCGCCCATTGTTGCGGTCTTTCCAGAAATATTGCAGTAAGTCGCAATATTTCAATAAATGCAAAGTAAGGCTAGACAATTAACCGTACTTGCACAGGGGATACAGATCACAAACTCTCCGTGATTTAGGTTGCATTTCATACCAGAAACCTAGGGGTTTGGTGTACCTAGATACATTTTTGCAGGATATGCGGTTCTAGCATGTTGGAGATGCGACCTCGGTCAGTCATGTTCTGCATCTTGATTTCAATCCCCTTGTGAGGAGCAAGTTCAAACAATGACAAAGCAATTTGGGCGGCGTGAGTTTATCCTGTTTAGCTCCGCCACAGCAGGTAGTTTGCTGCTGAAAGCTTGTTCAGCCCCCACCACCACCACAAGCTCTACCACCTCTCCAGGAGCTTCCCCCGCAGCCAGTGGCAGTGGCAACACCATTAAAGTTGGCATCCTTCACTCCCTCAGCGGCACAATGGCCATCTCTGAAAAGAGCGTTGTAGATGCTGAACTGCTCGCGATCGAAGAAATCAACAAAGCCGGTGGTGTGCTCGGTAAGCAAATTGAACCGATCACGGAAGACGGTCAATCCACTTGGCCGACCTTTGCTGAAAAAGCCAAGAAGTTGATCGACCAAGACAAAGTGGCTACGGTCTTTGGCTGCTGGACCTCTGCCAGCCGTAAAGCCGTTCTGCCCGTATTCGAGTCCAAGAAGCACCTGTTGTGGTACCCGGTGCAATACGAAGGACAGGAATGCTCCAATAACGTGTTCTACACCGGAGCTGCCCCCAACCAACAGATCGAACCCTCCGTGGATTGGCTGCTGGAAAACAAGGGTAAAGACTTCTTCCTCGTTGGGTCTGACTACGTCTTCCCCCAAACCGCCAACACGATTATTAAGGCGCAACTGGCGGCTAAGGGTGGCAAGACCGTGGGTGAAGACTACATTCCCCTCGGCAACACCGAAGTCAAGCCTGTAATCGCCAAAATCAAAGCGGCCCTTCCCAATGGGGGCGTGATTTACAACACCCTGAACGGAGACACCAACGTTGCTTTCTTTAAGGAAATGCAAGCCGCAGGCATGGGGCCGGATAAATATCCCACCATGTCCGTCAGTATTGCGGAAGAAGAAGTACAGGCGATCGGGGTGTCCTACCTGAAGGGCCATTACGCTGCCTGGAACTACTTCCAAACCGTAGATACCCCCGCCAGCAAGAAGTTTGTGGAAGCGTTCAAAGCCAAGTACGGTGCAAACCGTGTGGTGAACGATCCCATGGAAGCGGCCTACATCATGGTCTACCTCTGGAAGCAGGCGGTGGAAAAAGCAGGCACCTTTGAAGATCTTGACAAGGTGAAGAAGGCGGCCTACGGTCAAACCTTTGATGCACCGGAAGGGAAGGTAACCCTGGAATCCAACCACCACCTATCGAAGTTTGTGCGGATTGGGGAAGTGGCGGAAGATGGTCTGTTCAAGATCGTCTTCGAAACCAAGGAAGCCGTCAAACCCGTGCCCTGGAACCAGTTCGTTGCGGAAACGAAGGGCTTCTCCTGCGACTGGTCTGATCCAGCGAAGGGTGGCAAATTCAAGGCTGCCTAATCGTCTGATGGGTTAGTCATGTGATGGATTAGTCATATGACAGGTTGAGCGATCGTAGTATTCGCTAAGCAAATGTATTGCAGGCATCTCTGCGATCGCTCAGATCCGTAAACAATAACGACTGATGCCTCTCTCCACTCAATTCCAAGCTAATTCGGAGTTGATATGGGAGGGGCATTCCAGTCTGCATCCAGTTCTTCCGTATCGAGTTCTTCCGTTTTGAGGAGGATAGGCTTTTGTTCTCTGGTTTGCTTGATGCAATTTTTGGTGGACTCAGCAATGGGTCAGTGTTGCTCCTAGCGGCACTGGGCTTAGCGATCGTCTTTGGCTTGATGGGTGTGATTAACATGGCCCACGGCGAATTGATGATGCTGGGAGCCTACACAACTGTGGTGGTTCAAAATGCATTGAAAGGAACCCCCCTATTCGATTTCTACATCTTTCCAGCCATCCTTGCTGCATTCATTGTTACCGCTTTGTTTGGATTGGTCTTGGAACGGGGTGTCGTGCGCTTTCTCTACGGACGACCGTTGGAGACCTTGCTCGCCACCTGGGGGGTCAGCTTGATTTTGCAGCAGTTTGTCCGCAGTGTCAGTTGGCAGTTTGTCATTGGCATTGGTGTCTTCTGCGCCGTTTTCTTTGGCATCCAACTGCTGTTTAGCAAAACTCCCCTCAGCGATCGGATGCTGCAAAATCGCCTGCTGTCGATCGGGGCCTTGGGGCTGG comes from Alkalinema sp. FACHB-956 and encodes:
- the ureG gene encoding urease accessory protein UreG, coding for MSTLRVGVAGPVGSGKTALVEVLCKRLRDRYQLAVVTNDIYTQEDAQFLVRSQALNADRILGVETGGCPHTAIREDASMNLAAIEDLEQRFQTLDIIFVESGGDNLAATFSPELVDLTIYVIDVAGGDKIPRKGGPGITKSDHLVINKIDLAPYVGASLDVMDRDARRMRGDKPFSFTNLKTQEGLDPIIQFITSHLHPQALSPTIA
- the urtA gene encoding urea ABC transporter substrate-binding protein yields the protein MTKQFGRREFILFSSATAGSLLLKACSAPTTTTSSTTSPGASPAASGSGNTIKVGILHSLSGTMAISEKSVVDAELLAIEEINKAGGVLGKQIEPITEDGQSTWPTFAEKAKKLIDQDKVATVFGCWTSASRKAVLPVFESKKHLLWYPVQYEGQECSNNVFYTGAAPNQQIEPSVDWLLENKGKDFFLVGSDYVFPQTANTIIKAQLAAKGGKTVGEDYIPLGNTEVKPVIAKIKAALPNGGVIYNTLNGDTNVAFFKEMQAAGMGPDKYPTMSVSIAEEEVQAIGVSYLKGHYAAWNYFQTVDTPASKKFVEAFKAKYGANRVVNDPMEAAYIMVYLWKQAVEKAGTFEDLDKVKKAAYGQTFDAPEGKVTLESNHHLSKFVRIGEVAEDGLFKIVFETKEAVKPVPWNQFVAETKGFSCDWSDPAKGGKFKAA
- a CDS encoding DUF58 domain-containing protein is translated as MIPTLRLYGLLIFGAAITTLFALLWPGKGGLGLALLLLLLYDVAILAAMVMDGIRSRSQRVEVIRQPISRLSIGRDNPITLTVCAKNSGAIVQIRDTYPRQHFSVSQATLEASLAPQETLDLTYQAKPTYRGSYTWGKIAVRQLSGWKLLWMDWTVAESTPVEVFPDLIGLRSLSIRLALQATGNLRQNRRIGMGTEFAELRDYATGDDPRLIDWKATARRDRPLVRVLEPEQEQTLIILLDRGRLMTAQVNGLQRFDWGLNATLSLALTALKRGDRVGVGVFDRALHTWIPPQRGDRQLTQLLERLTPIQPDFIEPDYLGTINTVTQQQHRRALVVMITDIVDEIASMELLNAMGRLAPRYLPFCVALRDSQIDRQAHEFSSEVAENYARAVALDLINQRQVAFAKLKQKGVLVLDAPADQITDQLIDRYLQLKLRNQL